A genome region from Legionella geestiana includes the following:
- a CDS encoding DNA topoisomerase 3, translating to MRLFIAEKPSVAKAIAEELGVTGKGEGYLECGQDKITWCFGHMLECAEPDEYTADDAPRNPATGKKLWRVEDLPIIPEVWKVLPKEDAKKQLKTIARLLKEASTIVNAGDSDREGQLLIDEVLDHFENTKPVLRFWVSAHDAVSLQRGLASLKSNDGFKGLGLAALGRARADWLIGMNLSRAYTLRAARGGSRALLTVGRVQTPTLALVVARDKDIESFKSQPYYTIKAAIQYKNHAFVANWRASDAQRGLDSENRLVDTAVANALIETLNGAPGHIVTYKQEPKTRIQPRAYSLSDITLLASSKYGFSAAEVLDACQALYETHKLTSYPRTDCAYLPESQHADAPDILEALSDINPEMQELIAHADTRIKSKTWDDAKVGVHHGIIPTRHRGNVARLSNTERAIYELIVRAYIAQFYPVHEFLSTTVEMDIKGETFETRGNTVIKNGWRDVYTERDEESENEAADSQTLPMMQAQDAVICLKATRQDLKTKPAPRFTEGTLQRAMENIHKFITEPEHKKMLKEGDGIGTSATRASIISELKRRNYLEVRGKQIISTTLGRSVIGALPEVIKNPVLTAIYERMLRDIEKNPQTLDGFIERQVAFVTEQVARANNGVVTITGAKASAVVSDNYRCTECQKGLVRRPGRKGFWWSCSSYPECRQTWPDIKGKPDYNRNKV from the coding sequence ATGCGTTTATTTATTGCAGAAAAACCATCGGTCGCTAAAGCAATCGCTGAAGAGCTCGGCGTCACAGGCAAGGGGGAGGGGTATCTTGAATGCGGACAAGACAAAATAACCTGGTGTTTTGGTCACATGCTCGAATGTGCAGAACCTGATGAGTACACGGCAGACGATGCACCAAGAAACCCTGCTACTGGCAAAAAACTCTGGCGCGTTGAGGACTTGCCCATCATTCCTGAAGTCTGGAAAGTCCTGCCCAAAGAGGATGCCAAAAAGCAGCTTAAGACCATAGCGCGCCTGCTCAAAGAGGCGAGCACTATTGTGAATGCGGGTGACTCGGATCGTGAAGGCCAGCTATTAATTGATGAGGTACTGGATCACTTCGAGAACACAAAGCCCGTGCTTCGTTTTTGGGTGTCAGCGCATGACGCCGTATCGCTGCAACGAGGACTTGCTTCCCTAAAAAGCAACGACGGGTTTAAGGGGTTAGGCCTGGCGGCCCTTGGTCGCGCCCGCGCTGACTGGCTCATTGGTATGAATTTAAGCCGCGCCTACACCTTGCGAGCCGCACGCGGCGGCTCGCGCGCCTTGCTGACTGTTGGGCGTGTACAAACCCCAACGCTTGCACTGGTTGTTGCCCGTGATAAGGACATTGAATCCTTTAAATCACAACCTTATTACACCATCAAGGCCGCCATTCAATATAAGAACCATGCATTTGTCGCCAACTGGCGTGCCTCAGACGCGCAAAGAGGCCTGGACAGTGAAAACCGTCTGGTGGACACGGCTGTTGCCAACGCTTTAATCGAAACATTGAATGGGGCGCCGGGGCATATCGTTACTTATAAGCAGGAGCCTAAAACACGTATACAGCCACGGGCTTATTCACTTTCGGACATAACACTTCTTGCCTCCAGCAAATATGGCTTTAGCGCAGCTGAGGTACTCGATGCCTGTCAGGCGCTTTATGAAACCCATAAATTAACGAGCTACCCACGCACTGATTGTGCGTATTTACCGGAATCTCAGCACGCCGATGCCCCTGACATTTTAGAGGCTCTTTCGGATATTAACCCCGAGATGCAGGAGCTCATTGCCCATGCCGACACCCGTATTAAATCAAAAACATGGGATGACGCCAAAGTAGGCGTTCACCATGGCATCATCCCTACGAGACACCGCGGCAATGTCGCCAGACTCTCAAATACCGAGCGCGCTATCTATGAGCTCATTGTTCGCGCCTATATTGCGCAATTCTATCCGGTTCATGAGTTTTTAAGCACCACTGTTGAAATGGATATCAAAGGTGAGACCTTTGAAACCCGCGGTAATACCGTCATCAAAAACGGCTGGCGCGATGTTTACACAGAACGTGATGAAGAGAGTGAGAATGAGGCGGCGGACAGCCAAACGCTGCCCATGATGCAGGCACAGGACGCCGTCATCTGTCTTAAAGCCACGCGCCAGGATTTAAAAACAAAGCCCGCACCCCGTTTTACGGAAGGAACGTTGCAACGCGCCATGGAAAATATTCATAAATTTATTACAGAACCTGAGCATAAAAAAATGCTCAAAGAGGGTGATGGCATTGGCACGTCCGCTACCCGCGCCTCCATTATTTCCGAGCTAAAAAGACGCAACTATCTGGAAGTCCGTGGTAAACAAATCATCAGCACTACGCTGGGAAGAAGTGTTATTGGGGCCCTGCCGGAAGTAATAAAAAACCCGGTACTCACAGCCATTTACGAGCGTATGTTACGTGATATTGAAAAAAACCCACAAACCCTCGATGGGTTTATCGAAAGGCAGGTCGCCTTTGTCACTGAACAGGTAGCGCGAGCTAATAACGGTGTCGTAACGATAACGGGCGCCAAAGCAAGTGCTGTCGTTTCAGACAATTACAGATGCACAGAATGCCAAAAAGGTCTTGTACGTCGTCCTGGCAGGAAAGGCTTCTGGTGGTCCTGCTCATCTTACCCCGAATGCAGACAAACCTGGCCAGACATTAAAGGCAAACCTGATTACAACAGGAACAAGGTCTGA